In Kitasatospora gansuensis, a genomic segment contains:
- a CDS encoding sensor domain-containing protein, whose protein sequence is MGSEQDNQTEEPVMTSQTFPYAERDSSSRVHPRFWRAPFAAATYREVGFVLGSLPIAILGFTFVVAFFSLGLGLVLTALGLPVLALLTSGSRGFAALERYRAGTLLATEVAAPAPVTQSRPGFWGAVTARLADKAGWKSALYQVLMLPWSILSFTLTVTFLVTGWVVALYPAYHWVFARYTDWPGYRVFDYTTDAGVHHEYYLTSAGDLAGVSLLGLVLVFLTPALIRGLTNVSRTAVKGLCGGR, encoded by the coding sequence GTGGGCAGCGAGCAGGACAACCAGACCGAGGAGCCGGTGATGACCAGTCAGACCTTCCCGTACGCCGAGCGCGACAGCAGCAGCCGGGTGCACCCGAGGTTCTGGCGGGCGCCGTTCGCCGCCGCCACCTACCGGGAGGTCGGCTTCGTGCTCGGCTCGCTGCCGATCGCGATCCTCGGCTTCACCTTCGTGGTCGCCTTCTTCTCGCTCGGCCTCGGCCTGGTGCTCACCGCGCTCGGGCTGCCGGTGCTCGCCCTGCTCACCTCGGGCTCCCGGGGCTTCGCCGCGCTGGAGCGGTACCGGGCCGGCACCCTGCTCGCCACCGAGGTGGCCGCACCCGCTCCGGTGACGCAGTCCCGGCCCGGTTTCTGGGGGGCCGTCACCGCCCGGCTGGCGGACAAGGCGGGCTGGAAGTCGGCGCTGTACCAGGTGCTGATGCTGCCCTGGAGCATCCTGAGCTTCACCCTCACCGTGACCTTCCTGGTGACCGGCTGGGTGGTCGCGCTCTACCCGGCCTACCACTGGGTGTTCGCCCGCTACACCGACTGGCCGGGCTACCGGGTCTTCGACTACACCACCGACGCCGGCGTGCACCACGAGTACTACCTCACCTCGGCCGGCGACCTCGCGGGCGTCTCGCTGCTCGGCCTGGTGCTGGTCTTCCTGACCCCGGCGCTGATCCGCGGCCTGACCAACGTCTCCCGGACAGCGGTCAAGGGGCTGTGCGGCGGCCGCTGA